The Amycolatopsis tolypomycina region CGCGCCGAGGCTCGTCGGCGGGCGGATCCTGATGGGGATCGGGTTGCTGCTGATGGTCTTCGTCGTCCTCGCGATGTTCGGGGGGACGCCGGTGGCCGCCGGGCTCTTCTTCGCCGTGTTCGGGGTCGGGGCGCTGCTCGGTGGTTGGTGGCTCGCCGAGCCCGCGCCGCGCTAGCCGGCCGTTCGAACGGGTCCACGACCGGCTCGCTCGCCCACCTGCGCGCCGGCTGGGGCGGTCCGGTTCACTGGGCCCATGGCAATTCCGGAGCTCGCGCTGCGGCAGATCGAACGGTGGTGCGCGCAGCGCGTGCCCGAGCACCTCCAGGACCGGATCCGGGTCGAGTGCCGGACGCGGGGGCGCGCGGTCACCATCGTCGAACGCCGGGCGCCGTGGTCGCCGCAGGTCGGGCCTGACTGGAGCGAACAGAAGATCGCGCAGTTGCGGCTCGACGAGTTCGGGATCTGGACCGTGTGGTGGGCCGACCGGAACGGGCGGTGGCTGAGCTACCCGGACGCGCCCGTCGCCAGCACGCCGCCCGCCCTGCTCGACGAGATCGACCGGAATCCCGGCGGGGTGTTCTGGGGCTAGGCAGGCGGCGGGAAGCGGACCTCGTTGCGGTCGATCTTCGCGTGGGCCGCCGCGGGCAGGTCGACGCCGAGGCGGTCCGCCAGCTGCAGCAGGTACAGCGTGACGTCCGCGATCTCGTCCAGCACCTTCGCCTCGAGCGCCGGATCCTCGCGCCAGGCGTCGGACTCCTCCGGGGTCAGCCACTGGAACAGCGAGGTCAGCTCGCCGACCTCGCCGGAAAGGGCCATCACGAGGTTCTTCGGGGTGTGGTACGGCTCCCAGGCTCGGGCCGCCGCGAAGCCGCGCAGCCGCTGGGTCACGTCGTCGAAAGTCACGGGCGTGATTCTGCCCGTCGTCACCCTGCGCTAACGGCCGTATGGCGGATTGGCGTTGACCGGTAAATCTCTCACTCAATAGGTTGAACTTCGTCGGGATGCTTGCGGGGACCAAGGCCGGGGAAGGGAACGTCTTGAAGTACCTGCGATCCGTCCGCGGCCGCATGCTGGGCATCGCGTTCATCCCCGGCGGCGCGCTCGTCGCCGTGGCTGTCGTGATCGCGATTCTCCTGATCCACCAAGCGGTTCGGACCCGGGACATGGCCGTGGAGACGGCCGCGGCCGCCGACCGGACGGCCCGCTCCGTGGTGGCGCTGCAGGCCGAGCGCAACGCGGCGATGGCCGCGCCCGAACAGCGAAGCGCCGCGTACGCGACGTACACCCAGCGGATCGAGTCCGCGATCGCCGGGCTGCGCGACTACGCCCGCTACGCGCCGGACGCCGAGTCCGCCTACCAGCAGACGACCGCCGCCGAGCTGCTTTCCGTCGCCGAAGGCATGGATCGCTCCGATTCCCTCGCCCTGGCCGGGCTCGACGACGTGACGCGGGGGTCGTTCACCTCCGCCGTCGCCTCCTACCGGGCCGATCTCGCCCGGGTCGTCCCGCAGCTCACCGAGAGTGGCCGGATGGCGTACGAAACGCTTACGCGTAGCGCCGAATGGAGCAGGCTGGCCGCCGCCGAGAACGCGTTCACCGCGGCCGAACCGCTGCCGCTGCCGCTGCCCACCTGGCGCAACGCCGCCTACACCGTTTCCGCGCAGCTGGGCGCGTTGTACACGCAGCAGAACCAGTACGCCGTGCAGCTGACGCTCGACGACGGCCGCCGCACCCTCGCCGGCGCCCTCGCGGCGGGCACCGCGCTCCTGCTGTTCGCCGGGCTGCTGATGGTGGTCGTGCGGCGGCTGGTGGCCCGGGTGCCGGTGCCGGTCGTCCCGATCATGGTGCCGACCGTCCGGGCCGCGATCCCGCGGCCCCGCCACGTACGGTCACCACGGCCGCGGCTCCCGGAACCCTGGCCACTGAAAGCCGTGCTCGACGACTTGCGGCGTCGATGAGGCGCTCACCCAAAGTCACTGATTACTCCGAAAAGAGCACTGGGTTGGCCCACACTCGTGTCCGCGGCCGTCGGGCAGACTGGTGCGCGTGAGTCCCCCCTCGGATCTTCGCCCCTACCTGCGCACTTTGGACGCGGAGACGCTGGCGGACCTGCTGCACGCCCAAGCCGAGCGCGATCCCGAGCTCCGGCACACGCTGGAGTTGCGCGCCGCCACCCAATCCGGTGACGTCAGCGAGGCGCACCGGCTGCTGGACACCGCGGTCACCGACGGGAACGTCGAGTACACCGCGAAGATCGGCGCGGTCCTCGACACGCTGCAGCGGATGCTCGACGCCGGCAGCCGCGCCGACCTGGCCCCGCTGGCCCGGCGCACGGTCGACGACATCAGCGAGGTGCTGGAGCAGTCCGGCGACCACGCCGGCGACCTGGCCGACCGGCTCGACCGGGCCGTCGAGCTGTACGCGCGCGCCTGCGCCGCCCGGCCGCCGGACCCGGAGAAGCTGGCCGACTGGATCCTCGAGGTCGAGTTCGACGGCCCCGGCCGCCCGGTGATCGACCTCGCCGAGTTCGCGACGGCGCTGGGCGAGCCCGGCCTCCGGCGGATCAAGTCCACTGTGGACGACATCCTCGCGGCGAACGGGCCCGGCCACCGCCGTGACGTGGCCGAACGGCTGCGGGAGCAGCTGGCCGAGGTGCTCGGCGACGTCGACGAGCTGGTGGCGATCCTGTCGGCCAAGCCGCCGCGGGTGGATGTCAGCCTCAAGATCGTCCGGGTGCTGCGGGCCGCCGGGCGGCACAGCGAGGCCATCGCGCACGCCGCCCGCGCGCTGACCCACGACAAGCAGCCACCACCCGAAGACGAGACTTCACGGCGACGCAAGGAGTTCGACGCCGAGCCGGGACGGGAGACGTACGCCGCGCTGCGCGAGGCCGCGACGAAGGACGGCAAGTGGACGGTCCAGCGCCGGGAGGCCCTGGCGAGCCTGCGCGAACGGGCCGCCGAAGGGATCGAGCGGGCCGACGAGCTCGTCCGCGTCCTGCTCGACGACGGCCGTCCCGACGAAGCCTGGCGGGCCTGTGTCCGGTTCGGCGCGTCCGCGGAACTCAAGCTGGAACTGGCCGAACAGCGGGCGGCAGAGCACCCGGCCGAGACGATCCCCGTCTTCCGCGAGCACGTCGACGAACTCATCGAACGCAAGGACCCGGCGGCCTACCAGGAAGCCGCCCGGCGGCTGAAGCTGTTGCGCACCTTGCACAAGCGCGCCGAGACGCCCGACGAATTCACCGCTTACCTGGCCGTGCTGGTGGAAAACCACCGGCGGAAAACCCGGCTGATCACGGAAATCCGGGCCGCCAGAATCGCCATGCCGAAGCCCGTAACCTCGCCGCGCACCTCTCGTTGACCCGGGAGAACCGGTGATTCACGTGCACCGGGACATCGTGAGCGCGCCAGGCGTCGCGGTGGCCCAGTTCCGTCGCCCAGGCTCGGCGCCTCCCCGTCGAGCACCGGCGGGACCCGCGCCAGGGCCACCGCGACCCGCTCGCGGTGAAGTGAAACCATGAGGCCATGAGCCCGGTCAGTCGCGCCCGCAAGAGGCAGCCGCAGCCCGTCACGCACAGCGTGACCGGCCTGTTCAAGGACGTCCTGAACGACTTCTCGGCGCTGGGCGCCGACCCCGCGCCGGTCGACGTCGAACTGCTCGCCTCCGAGGTGCTCGGCCAGTTCCGCGACCTGCCCGTCGAGGCGGGCGAGGAGCCGCTCGGCCTGGAGCTCATCGGCTTCGCCCAGCGCAAGATCACGCCGGGTGCCGCCGCGCTGCTGGCCGCGCTGAAGGTCGTCGCCGAGACCGACGTCGAGCGCAAGGCCGCCGACGCCGGGCTGCAGGTCGTCCTCGGCCGCGGCATCCCCGAGCCCGCCTTCGCCGCCGGGCTGGGCCAGGTCACCGCCGGCGAGTGCCGGCGCACCGGTGACGTCTACGGCGACGAGTCGTCCCTGCTCTGCGTCTTCTCCCACGGCGACCAGGCGTACGGCCTGCTGGCGCTGCTCGACTTCACCGAGGGCGGCCGGGTGCGCGACCTCGTCGTGATCGACCAGCCCGCCGACGTCCTCGCGGAGATGCGGGAGCAGTCCGACGCCGACCCGGAGCTGGTCCTCTTCGAGGCCGTCGACCCCGCCGAAGCCCACCGCCTGATCGCGGACGGCCTCACCGCCACCGACCACCTCGACGAGGCCGACGTCAGCGAGGACTACGCCCGCTTCCATGCGGTCGCGCTCACCTGGTGCCGCGCGCTGCCGGAGCCCGCGCTCGTGCCCGAGGTGGCCGAGTGGTCCGACGCCGAACGCGCCGCCGTCGTCGAGCAGTTCGTCGCGGCGAGCGGGGAGGACGCCGACGCCGCCCGCGCGATCGGCGGCCTGCTGCTGGAGCACGGCCTGCGCACCGACCCGGGCAACCCGCTGCGTGTCGGGCCGGAGAAGATCGCGCGGTTCCTCGAGGGCCTGCTGGGCGAGGAGTACGAGCTGGACGCCGACCACGAGGACGCCGTCGAGCCGGTCGTGCTGGCCTGGGTGCAGTGGACGGGGGAGCGGGCGCACCTGACCGAGACCGCGATCGCCGCGCTCGACGAGGCCGTCCAGGACTACCTGAGCGAGTACGCCGACGAGGACGACTCCCCGCTGGAGCGCTACTTCGCCGACACGAGCGAACTGTCGCCGACCGAGCTGGCCGACGCGCTGGAGCGCCGGATGTTCGCCGTGCCGACGCTGACCACGGAGATCGACGAGGAAGAGGTCGACCTCGACCCGACCGACGCCGACCAGCGCCGGGCGCTCGTCATCGCCGAGGCCGACGAGGACGAGGACGAGCAGCGGCTGATCCTGCGCGCGACCATCGTCGACCAGCTGTGGGACAACGAGCCCGCCGAGGTCTGGCAGGCCGCCGAGAAGCTGCAGGAGGGCGAGCTCGACCGCGACGAGATCTTCGAGCAGCTGATCGACGCGCTGGAAAACAGCCTGCTGGAAGGCGAAAACCTCGAGTACGACGCCGACGCCTACGTCGAGGCGCTCGCCGAGCTCTGAGCGCTACGGGAGGGGGCCTGCCGGTTCGGCGGGCTTCGCCTTGCTGCGTCGCTCCTGGAGCCGGTCGTCGAAGTCGACGACGAACGTTCCGGCGGCCATCGCGATCAGCAAGGCCAGACCGAGCACCGCACCGACCCACGTGAGGATCATCGTGAACATCGTGGGCCTCCTCCCCAGCTCAGAGCCGTTTTCCTGACTCCTTCAGGGTCGCTTTCACAGCCCACGCCCGGTATCGGCCAACCGGTTACGGCTGAACGGCCCGCCTCGGCCGATCGGCCGGATTCCGGCGCGGAGAGTCGCGGGACGGCAACGTGAAGTGGCCGCGCATTCGCTCAGCGTGCGAATGCGACGCATGTGGGTGACGGCGTGCGTGACGGGTCAGAGCTTGCGCAGCCGCACCCGGTTGATGGTGTGGTCGCAGTCCTTGCGGAGCACCAGCGTCGCGCGCGGCCGGGTCGGCTTGATGTTCTCCATCAGGTTCGGCTCGTTGATCGAGTGCCACAGGTGGCGCGCCTCGGCGCGGGCCTCGTCGTCGGGCAGGCCGGCGAAGTGGTGGAAGTGCGACGCCGGGTCCGCGAACGCCGTGTGCCGCAGCTCCAGGAACCGCTCGATGTACCAGCGCTGGATGTCGTCGGTGTGCGCGTCGACGTAGATCGAGAAGTCGAACAGGTCGGACACCATCAGCCGCGGCCCCGGCTGCAGCACGTTCAAGCCCTCGACGATGAGGATGTCCGGCTGCTGCACCACCTGCTCCTGGCCGGGCAGGATGTCGTAGGCCAGGTGCGAGTACACCGGCGCGGCGACGCGCTCGGCGCCCGACTTGACCTCCGTGACGAACCGCAGCAGCGCGCGACGGTCGTAGCTCTCCGGGAAGCCCTTGCGGTGCATGATCCCGCGCCGCATCAGCTCGGCGCGCGGGTACAGGAAGCCGTCGGTGGTGACCAGGTCGACGCGGGGGTGGTCCGGCCAGCGGGCGAGCAGCGTGCGCAGGATGCGGGCGGTGGTCGACTTGCCGACCGCCACGCTCCCGGCGATGCCGATCACGAACGGGACCTTCGTGCCGCGGGAGTCGTCACCGAGGAACGTCGTCGTCGCTTCGTAGAGCCGCTGGCGCGCGGCCACCTGCAGGTTGATCAGGCGGGACAGCGGCAGGTAGACGTCGGCCACCTCGGCCAGGTCGACCTGCTCGCCCAGGCCGCGCAGCCGCAGCAGCTCGGCCGCCGTCAGCGGCAGCGGCGTCGAACTCCGCAGTTCTTTCCATTGTTCCCGGTGCAGCTCGACATACGGGCTGAGTTCGCGGACCCGGGTCATCGCACACTCCTCCGGCCGTCGCCTGCACTGGCGGACGTTCACCTGCCTGCTCAACGGTAGGGCTTGGGGCCGGTTAAAGCGCTGTGATGTAGTCCACCCTCGACCAGGGCTTGATCACCGAACGTCACGATTGCCGAAGACTTCGTCCCACGCGGCGGCCACCTGCCGGGCACAGGTCGCGGGGGCGACGCCGCCGACGCCGGTGCCGAGCCCCGGCATCGCGATCGTGTCGACGAACTCCCGCACCGGGCCGTGGTCGAGCCGGCCGTCGCGCCAGGTCAGGAACACCGCGCGGGCGGCGAGGTACGGGTGGACGGTGTCGGCGGGCAGCCGTTCGCCGGGTTCGCGCATGGTCGGCGCGCTGATCAGCCAGGCCGGCTGGACCTCGCCGGTCGGCACCACCACGGCGTCGCCGATCGGCAGCTCCCCGCCGTGGAAGGCCAGGACAGCGCTGCGGACGCTCTGCTCCACGCCCGGGAACGCCCGCGCGTACACGGCGTCGATCCCGCCGCGCATCCAGCCGAAGGAGTTGGCCGGGCTGACCACTGCCTGGGCGACGACGTCGAGCACCGAGCCGCGGTGCACCCGGACCCGGCCGGCCAGCTTCTCCGCGGCGGCGGTCCAGGCGTGGGCGAGTGGTTCATCGACGGCGCACAGCACCAGCTCCGGCGCGCGAGGGGCGACCGGCGGCTTGGCGCCCTCACGTCCGGTGTGCGTGCCCGATTCGGCGGTCACGCCCTCAGCATCGCAAAAAATGCCACCCGGCGTAACCGGTTCCCGTACCGGCTGTCCGAGTGAATGTCGCCACGGCCGGGCCCCGTAGCCTGGTTCCTGTGTCACGGATCGCATACTTCGGCCCCCGGGGGACCTTCACCGAACAGGCCGCGCGGCTGCTCGCCGCCGGCGAAGAGCTGGTTCCGGTCGAGACCGTCCGGCTGGCGATGACGGCCGTCCGCGAGGGCGAGGCGGACGCGGCGTGCGTCCCCATCGAGAACTCGGTCGAGGGCGTGGTGCCCGCCACGCTCGACGCGCTCAGCGAGGCGAGCCCGCTGGTCGCCGTCGCGGAGACCATCCTGCCCATCCACTTCAGCGTGCTGACCCGGCCCGGGACCGCCCAGATCCGGACCGTCGCCAGCCACCCGCACGCGCTGGCCCAGGTCCGGGAGTGGCTCGAGGCGAACCTGCCGGGGGTGCACACGGTGGCGTCGTCGTCGACGTCCGCCGCCGCGGTCGGCGTGCTGGAGGGCGACTTCGACGCGGCGGTCTGCGCGCCGGTCGCGAACGAGCACTACCACCTCGAGGTACTGGCCACCGAGGTCGCCGACGTCACCGACGCGGCGACGCGGTTCCTGCTGGTCCGCCGTCCGGGCGAGCTGCCGGAGCCGACGGGGGCCGACCGGACGTCCGTGGTCGCCGCGGCCGCGAACCGCACCGGCACCCTCGCCGAGCTGCTCACC contains the following coding sequences:
- a CDS encoding DUF3024 domain-containing protein, translating into MAIPELALRQIERWCAQRVPEHLQDRIRVECRTRGRAVTIVERRAPWSPQVGPDWSEQKIAQLRLDEFGIWTVWWADRNGRWLSYPDAPVASTPPALLDEIDRNPGGVFWG
- a CDS encoding nucleotide pyrophosphohydrolase, producing MTFDDVTQRLRGFAAARAWEPYHTPKNLVMALSGEVGELTSLFQWLTPEESDAWREDPALEAKVLDEIADVTLYLLQLADRLGVDLPAAAHAKIDRNEVRFPPPA
- a CDS encoding nitrate- and nitrite sensing domain-containing protein, whose protein sequence is MKYLRSVRGRMLGIAFIPGGALVAVAVVIAILLIHQAVRTRDMAVETAAAADRTARSVVALQAERNAAMAAPEQRSAAYATYTQRIESAIAGLRDYARYAPDAESAYQQTTAAELLSVAEGMDRSDSLALAGLDDVTRGSFTSAVASYRADLARVVPQLTESGRMAYETLTRSAEWSRLAAAENAFTAAEPLPLPLPTWRNAAYTVSAQLGALYTQQNQYAVQLTLDDGRRTLAGALAAGTALLLFAGLLMVVVRRLVARVPVPVVPIMVPTVRAAIPRPRHVRSPRPRLPEPWPLKAVLDDLRRR
- the coaA gene encoding type I pantothenate kinase, whose product is MTRVRELSPYVELHREQWKELRSSTPLPLTAAELLRLRGLGEQVDLAEVADVYLPLSRLINLQVAARQRLYEATTTFLGDDSRGTKVPFVIGIAGSVAVGKSTTARILRTLLARWPDHPRVDLVTTDGFLYPRAELMRRGIMHRKGFPESYDRRALLRFVTEVKSGAERVAAPVYSHLAYDILPGQEQVVQQPDILIVEGLNVLQPGPRLMVSDLFDFSIYVDAHTDDIQRWYIERFLELRHTAFADPASHFHHFAGLPDDEARAEARHLWHSINEPNLMENIKPTRPRATLVLRKDCDHTINRVRLRKL
- a CDS encoding macro domain-containing protein — translated: MTAESGTHTGREGAKPPVAPRAPELVLCAVDEPLAHAWTAAAEKLAGRVRVHRGSVLDVVAQAVVSPANSFGWMRGGIDAVYARAFPGVEQSVRSAVLAFHGGELPIGDAVVVPTGEVQPAWLISAPTMREPGERLPADTVHPYLAARAVFLTWRDGRLDHGPVREFVDTIAMPGLGTGVGGVAPATCARQVAAAWDEVFGNRDVR
- the pheA gene encoding prephenate dehydratase, producing the protein MSRIAYFGPRGTFTEQAARLLAAGEELVPVETVRLAMTAVREGEADAACVPIENSVEGVVPATLDALSEASPLVAVAETILPIHFSVLTRPGTAQIRTVASHPHALAQVREWLEANLPGVHTVASSSTSAAAVGVLEGDFDAAVCAPVANEHYHLEVLATEVADVTDAATRFLLVRRPGELPEPTGADRTSVVAAAANRTGTLAELLTELAGRGINLTRLDARPTRSNFGEYRFFIDFEGHVAEPRVLDALTALRRHCRTLRFLGSHPRADGTRNTIEAGFGNDDFVEAAVWADAVRKGDMA